The DNA segment CTGGACTACTCAGTGGCTCTCTTCTGTGTTTCAGGCACCTTGATTTTGTAAGGGACTCAAGTCCGTTGGGTGGCGCTGTTAGGCTTTGTACCAGCATCTCCACTCACCcaaccccatacacacacacacacacaactgcccTAGAAGTAAAGCATTCCTCTTCTAGACCCCGTCCCCCAAAGGTATCCCTGCTTGTACTTGGTTATAACTCCTTGAGAATTCTAATTAAGTGCTTAGGAATCGAGCCAATGCATTATTTCTTCATTATAGCTCCTCTCTGGGCTATGTCAATAACCCATTTCCTTAGCAGCCAACTCTGAACTGGTGCCCTAAAGCAAAACTCCAGTCTCCTACCTTTTCCTTACTTGGGTGAAATGGCCCTGCTCACCAAGGGTATCTATCCTCCACAAGGGGAAAGGGATTCAACTTTCATTTCCTAAATATGTCAACTTTTTGACCTCCATGTTCTTGTTCATAGTTCCTTCCAAGGGGCCATGAGAACCTTATACAACTGGGACCTTTGGCCAcccaatatttattatttctgtttgTGTACAATTTTCAAACTTTTGGTTTTACATTATAAAGTCAAAACACTATTTTCAAATGTACTTAAATTAGGTTATTTACCCCTTTCACTATGGCCAAGTTGCTCATTTGTTCTGTTAGATTCATTTGTCCCTGTCTAAAATCCATCTTTGATTCCCCTGATAGCCCAGCTTGATTTTTAATTAGCATAAAGCATAATTCTCTCTTTGTGGCACACAGTtctatgggttttgacaaatgcaccCACCACCCCAGTGCCACACAGAGTGAGCCTTTCATGCTAAAAATATCTTTATGGATTCCCCTTTGTAGGCTGGCCTCCCCTTACTCAAACCACTATAAACTacttatttgttttatatctctataattttgcctttttcagaatgccatataaatagaatcatacaattacataaaacaaaaatcaatttacTACCATTTATTCCATCCCAAgttcttttgtttgttgtttagTTCCAAGCCAGTGGTATTTTCCCAATCATTCTACCTGAAGaacttcctttaatgttttttgCGGCTATCTAATTATTGCTCAATAACCAGTTACTGGGAATAACTTCATAAGTACAAATAGTTTACAGGCTAACAATGCTCCCATCCCCCAAATCTGTAGCGTTGTTCTCTCTAGCCCATTGAACTGATATCTTGAGTGTCTTTGTTTAGGAGCAAGGACAAATCATCCCACCCATCATCCTAACCACAAAAGTTTGGAAAAATATGTACATTGAATATAATTAGAGCAAAGTGTGCCAATATGTTAATTCTTACCTTTAAACTCCTACTCTGTGGATAGACTGGAGAAACATAAAGAgagctttttttcctttctgaatgcTCTTGAATATGCAAATATCTAATAACTTTAAGTTGAAACATATGTGCATTTCATTTGCATACCAAACCTTGTCTTTTATGGACAACTTTCTTTTACTCAAAACACCAACTTCCAGAAAGATATACCCCAAATTAAGGCCATGTTACCATGAGAGGTTACAGTGGGGGCATCACATTTCCATACCCGGATgtcaagagagagaaaggaaaactcCTTGTGAAAAGTAATTCTGTTCTGGTCAATGACGTTGAAGGTATATTGGGTGCAAACCTCAGAACCATGAAATGACTCAGAGCCTGtaatttaaactttatttcatATCTATTGTTAAATTACACAAAAATCAGTGAATGGTTTGTAAAGCTACACCATTGGACAGAAGTTTACAGTTGAaatcatgtgatttacatgacaatgacaaaaatgtatatttatatcatCCCCTATATACAATAATCAGtatagacagagaaaaatgtactTTATCTCTGCAAACCATGCACACCACAGCAATAACACAAAATGGTTTTTCTATAACAAGCTCTTCCACTGGCTTGGGCTTTGTCCTGCTTTGCAGCACTACCTGTCGGTTTGAAGAACAACCATCTTcaattaaaactaaaacaaaattgaaaataccAAAGTGCtcaacagaatattttaaaaacacagtgtACACAAAATAGCTTCACTCTAAAACACTCTGACATGTCAAGGTGTGTGTTTTGGAAAACAAATTCCTTGCAGGATTTAGGTCTCAAAATTCCCAGGACTGTGATACTGTTTGCCAAAACAAAAGGTAGAAATCATAATACAAGCTCAGAGTCAAGAAAACACACTTTAAAACCAAATACTTAACTTCTTGTCTAGTTTGTGGCCATATTATTACAGATGAAACTAGATCACACACATGAGCAGATGGGACAAGATGTGACTTCATGGTCACACTTCTAAGCATGTCCCTACTACAAATATAAATGCCAGCTCCAATCACCTTATTTGATTGATAGCCAGGAGGTTAGTATACGTCCTTACAAAATGGAGCAAAACCCGTAAAACAGAAACTGCCCAGAATCATGACATGTGCTTGACAGCACAGTGGGTTCCATTCTTCTTTCTACATTGCTCAATTTGCAATTGATACcataaaagtattatttttgcACAGACTTACACTCCCAAATCACTCTTCTCAACTCACATGTTTCTGATACTTAACTTCATGTCAGGACACTTTTTCCTAGTGTTCTTTCTTAAACAAAAACCTGGTAGAAGGATTAACCCAAAGTATCAGGGGGTAGCTTTTGGTATTATTGAGTAACTCCGGCTATCCCAATGTTCATTCTACCATTTATCAGCCTTTGCTCTTGCAATTGTTTATAAATGTGTCCACATGAAAAAGAACTAATGGGCTAGAAATAGCCAGCTCAACCAGAAACATTACAATACAGGTATACAAAAAGTAAAGAACAGTTCACATTCAGGTTCAGTTATATCTGATCAAGAATAACTTCAAGAATATTTTTAGACACGTTATCCTGCTCAAGAGTCTCTTGATAAGGACCTCACTACACAAACATTGATAAgacatgtttatagaaagaaagcCCTGACTTTAAATGCAGGATTATTATATACCACAATAAATTCAGAAACACACCATTTAGATGATGAAGAAAGAGTCTATACATGAGTTAGTTTGGAATGAGCACAACTTGGAGAAGCCTTAAAATAATGAGAAGCAGCGCCAAAAAGATTCCAGAGCTGTTGAGATTACAGTGCCAGGGAAGCATCTGGAAATTAGATCTTTACATTGGTATTCCATTTGGAAACAAAAGTGTTCTGTTTGATATGAGACACACCCTGTTTAAAACCTTTAAACAGTAGAAggtataaaaagtttaaaatttaaacatcccTTGAATTACAAGATAGGAATCCTGTTCTTGAAAAGCcagaatttttatataaaaccacccatgttggggagaagaatttttcattttctacatttttggtgaaatttatcATCAGTTGTTATTCTACTTCAATAGATTCCTTGTTAAAATCAGAACAAAATGAAAGGTTTTGTGTTTCACTTCTGTCAGTTTGCTTATACTTATGCttattcttgggaaaaaaaaaagtttgcttctAAGATTGGGTTTTAACAGTGTATCATGAATCATTTAAAGTCCATTTCTTAGCCATAAGTTAAATGGTTGcatttgatgttttcattttgtctCCCTAACTAATTTAAGAACTTCTTAAAATATCTAAACAGCAATTTCTGGTGAGTCTGGTTTGGCTTTTGGATTTCATAAATAGACCAATCCCAAAAAAGACAATTTAATTACATACTGAGATTTGTTTTACCCATGCACAGTATaacatttaattgaaaggcaactGTAAAGGCAacatctaaactttttttttaaaatcttcccaAGTTAAGGAAGCAGGGTGTGTTTGGACACTTTGATCTTTTAGGATCTGCCATCTATTTGGTGGCGCATTGAGGGAAGTGTGCACAAGCCTTTCTGAGTCAACTAACGCCATTTCTCTACACTGCCTATGTAGTCATGGGTACCGTTGCTGGCGTGGCTGCTCTCATTGCGCCCCTGCCCTGGTTTCTGCCTCTGGCTATCCCGGGTCTCCTTCTGGCTCAAATTCTGACTCGAACTCTGAGTCAGATTCTGAATCAGATTGTGCAGCAGATTCTGAGTCAGATTCTGAATTGCATTCAGATTTGGGTTCTGACTCAGATTCTGACTTGGATTCTGGCTCTGACCTTGACTGTGGCTCTGAAAATGGGTCTGAAGGAACCTACCCTTCAGAAATTTGCGTTGTTCCTGACGCTTCCGCCTGGCTTCCTGATGCTCTTTCTGCCTCATAAACTGATACCTTTGCAAAAAGAGATCTTTGGCATAGCTGTACAATTCCATATCCAGAAAATTCAGTCCCTCAATGCGCTTTTGGATTTCCTCATTGATCTCTACACTAGAGGCCCTAGTGGTATTATACTGGGTAAACGGCGAAATGAAGTTCATGTTGAAGGTCTTCTCAAACAGATACTGGGTCTTCCGCTGAAACTCAGTGAGGCCAAAGAATGCCATGTGCTTCAGATTTGATTTGGCACTTTCCAGCAGgactttgtttctttgcttttcaggCATGACAGACAGGTTGTAGCAGCCTACCAGAGTCAAGTCTGAGAGCATGCGCACCTGGCGGTTGTTGGCTAGGTTATAAGGGCagtccatgaactctttgagtgGGCAGCCAGACCAGTCATCGCCAGTGTAGCAGCTGGGCAGCTCTTCAGATGTTGGGGGCCTTCCATCACACACGTGCAGGGATGCTTTCCATGTCGCCCCTCTCTGGACATGCCTCCACTCACTCAAGTAGCGGGACACAGGGTCGCGGAGGATGGTGATGTAGTGGAAGTTCCTGTGGATAAAGCACAAAGACCCAAAGTCAGAGATGTGGCTGACATAAGTGGAGTCAGGGAGGTACATGGCACATGTGACGTTCACTAGCCATTAAGAAAGACAAGGGGGGAATGCTAAGGTCCGAGTGCCATGTGTCCTGTGAACTCTGCTGCAGCCCCCGTCCCTCCATCAGTCCCGTTAGCCTAGCAGGATAGCTAATTGTTTCACTGAATCTGCAGCTAAAGCAGGTACAAAGCGGTTACTCTCAAGACATCAGCTTGGCTGTTCATCCCCACTTCCCTTCTATTGCTCCTGCTCCAGCCGATGGCAAATCCTCCTGGTGACGCACTGGCTAAGTAGGTAACCATGTTGTTTATGGTCCCAAAGCCCCCGTTTCCTGATCATGAAATGGAGACTCGGTGGAAGCAAATGATTTATTGACATGAAATGGAGTTGATAAGTGAGCTCGAATTCTAATCTTTCTTATTCAATATGCACATGCATTTTCCCAATATCCAGTCTAAtctaaatgtctttaaaaaaaaaaaaaagaacaaacctcGCTGGAAGAGCGTTTGCTATGATACTCTTGATTCTGGCTGTTGTCATAACATCAGGGCCTCGTACGTTATGGAAATGGAATGCAGAGATAGGCAGAATAGCTTGGCCTCCAGAAATAAACGGGACTGAAATAGACACAGTAGCTGCCAATGGCACATATGCAAGCTACTACCTCGATTTCAGCCCTTGCTCACATGATAATATTCCCAGGTAGGAAAGTTGACTCTATCAGCGCCAAAACGTCCCTGTTCCTTACCAACACCGACAGGACACATGAATGTCAGCAAGTGTGGAGGCTTTGAGGTATGGCTATCTTCTCTCCGGAGCTGCAAATAGATACCGTGCCTGGCTTAAACAGCAGACCAGCTAACACTGAAACTACACACCGACACACTCACATCCATGCCCCCAACAGGTGCACACACTCACGGCCCCAGACCTTCAAAACATCCAGGTCTCGGATGTGATGGCGCAAGGCCACGGATAGGAAACAAGACTGAGAAGTTTGTTTCAAAGCAGGCACGGCGGAGGTCACGGAAAAGTGTATTGTGGAAGGAAAATGGCAATAAACACAGATTATTTCCTGTCATTTCTTAAAGGAAACCTGGGATACGGCTTACAACTCTTCTGAAATGCGCTTGTCTCCATCTGAGGGAATGGTGGCTTTCTATACAAATCAGAGAACACAGAGGAAGCCTGCTCAGCCTGACTGAATGCTGGCTGATGTCCTCTGGGGACATGGTGCTTCCCAGCTCTTTGGTTTCCAGCAACTCAGGCATCCAGAGACCTATCCTCTATGTCTCTGTTCTATGCAGGGTAAGATCTTCCTTTGTTAGCTGCGAAATTTTACCCAGGCTTCAAGCACCAATTCATCCTTTGATAAACTCTACCCCACCCCTTGCTGCCAGTCTTCACTTCTTCTGGGTTGCCATTGTGTTTCCATGCTCAGCCtttgttaaaacatttttttaaatatttatttatttataagtcagagtcaaggagagagaagggagagagagataaagagagagagagagagagagagagagagataactgccatctgctggttcactcccaagatggctgcaatggctaggactgggccaggctgaagccaggagcctggagcttctcctggggcttccatgtggatgcaggggcccaagcacttgggccaccctccactgctttccccaggccattagcacagaactggatAAGAAGTGTAGCACTGGggatatgaaccggtgcccacatgggaagccagcatcacaagcagtggccttACACACTATGTTTTATGtaataaaaaattatgtaataaaatttacattttattacaaTTACTTGTTTGCATTTCCATTTAATCTCTATGTTTTCCAGGACAGGAAGTCAGCCCTATGCTTCCATAACCCTCATCCCATCCATTCCAGCAGCCTTTATATTTGGCACAGAGCCGAATCTcagtaactcttttaaaaactgctcattttaaagaactattccaaaggctggcgctgtgtcacagcaggctAAGACATGGactgggcaccggttggagtcccagctgatttcggcctggcccagccctggtcattacagccatttagggattgaaccagtggactgaaggatctctctctctctctctctctctctctctctctctctctctttctctttctctctctcctcctcctctctatgtaactctgcctttcaaataaacaaacaaatctttaaaaattaaaaaaagagaactattcCATGGATGAGGGGAAGGAGAGCGCTGGGGTCATACAAATACTTTAGATCTTCTTCCAAGAACCTTGCAAAAATCAcaggaagattttaaaaattcatcttttaaaaaattcaccttATATGCTTTTTTGGAATAAACAAGCATTGGGCACAAGAGAAGCATCTGGGGCTGAGTGTGGAGAGGGGGCACAGAGCACCTTAATTTATCTTACTACTTTTCCCAGGACCTGACCTAGCTAGTGCCACGAAAAATCTTCTCTGTAAAAACACACTGCCAAGAGTGGTAACTTTTGTCCCCTAGCAGCCTTTACCAATAAAGTTACTACTATGCCCTTGGGCTTCCTCCTTCTACTGCTAGTTTtggtgttcattcattcattcagtacaTATAATCGAGCCTTTATGCTACGCCTGAGGCAATAGTTTGGTGGCAATTAGACCGATGATTTGGAGGGGGGGAAAGGTATTAAATCTAGTGACACATTTGGGTTAACTTCTCAACCAGTTTTTCCAGGCATGCATTGCATTGCAGGGTGCTGGGTGTTTTAAAGCTCCATAATGGAGTCACCTTCATGCTTAGCTGACAATTCTCCTGTCTGAATCTGTTGTACTGGCTTAAGCCTACAGTGACATCTTCTGGTCAATTTTAGACTGCACCACAGTACAAGGCAGCTCCTTAAAAATTCCTCCTGGTCTTTCAGGGCAGAGATAGCAACCATCAGGGTTAGTGTCAGAGTGAAGATTTTGTAAGCACTACTCCCAACCtagagagacagaggacacaacacagagacacagatacatacacagatacaacacagagacacagatacatacatacatacactctTCTGTTAAAGATGTGTGGATCCAGTACCCCTACAACCTGAAGGTCGCCTAGTGGCTGTGTGAGTAAGGACAGCCTAATGTGGGCAGCCtcagtctacacacacacacacacacacacacacgcgttcGCGTGTGAATTGCTTTCGTAATAACAGCTGTCTAGACCCAAAGGACAATAATTGGAGATTCAGGGTCAACAGTCTCCTTCTTCCAGGGCAAGTAGTCTTGGGGCCCAAACTGGCTCAACTAGAAGCAGTCGATTCTGTTTGAAAATACTATCCCATGGGTGAAAAGGAAGATCTGTTTAAGGGCAGGTGCCCAGTGGCCACTGGCCCTTGGAATTGTACCATGTGTTGGAGGTGAGAAGACAGGTATAACACCTTGGTGGTTTTGTTGCATAAATGATCCAGGATGCTCATTATTCAGAGGGGAGAGTTTTTAGAGAAGCAGTCTCATAGGgcaaaaaaatgattttgaatgttctcaccataaagaaatgatacatCCTTACAATGGATGTTTTCCCTGGGTGaccattacacaatgtatacaagTATTGAACCATTGCattatactccataaatatgtacaattctatatagaagttaaaaataaaaactcaattttttaaaaaaataaacattttatggaGAGTTAAGGAGTAGTGGTGGGAATTGAAGCCTGGTTGTTGAAGGCATTGAATGCCATAGTTTAGAATTCACAATTAATTCTGTAGGCACCAGGGAGATCTTTGGAGAATTTTAAGTCAGGGGATCAAATGATGAGGACTGTGTTTTAGAAAGAGCATGGTACAGGGTTTACGGAGATGGATGTAGGGAAATTAGATAAGAACATACTACAGAAGACAAGGCAAAAGAGGATGAGGAGAAAACCACAGAAATACTTAGGAGGTGGAATTAACAAAATCTTGTGCAAAAGGaatgcaggggaggggtgggtattgtggtgcagtgggttaagctgccacttggaatgcctgcaccaCATGTTGGAAggcccttctgacccagctttctgctaacacaccgGAGAGGCAGTAGAGATGTCCTAAGTACTcaggttcctgccgcccacatgggagaaccagatagagttcttgactcccaactttggcctggctcagggatggctgttgcaggcatttgaggagtgaaccagcagatggaagatatctctccccctctcccctttctcctctccctctgtcactctacctttcaaattaataagttaatgttttaaaaagaggggagcaggagagagtTAGGAGGGTTAAGAGTAGAGGTCTTTCAGGTATCTGGGGGAAGATTTGAGGTACCTGTGGAACACCCAGTTAGAGATTTGAATGTACAGCTCTATCACTCAGAGAGCAATCTGGGCTTAAGACAATGATATGGGGTGGTCAGCTAAAAGGGATGGTTCCTGACCGTGTGCACCTACACAAGGATGTGATTTTAGTATCACGCGTGTACCCTCAGATATTTGAAGACAGCATTTACATAACCAGGGGCTTGTCTTCTTTGTGCTAAATATGGTCTTCAACTAGTCTATATACTACTTCAAGGTCCCTTATGATCCTATCATTGCCTTTGAATTTGTCGCACTTTATGGTGCTCTAGGCATGACCTGACAAGTGACAAGAGAGGACAATCTGTCACCTCCCTCATTCTTGACACCATTTCTCTTCAAGTGGCCTCTGATCACATGGGCCTTTATGGCAGCCATGCCATACCACTGACACACAGTGAAcaaattgtttccatttttcacaTATATGTCATTTTGAAACTTAATCTACATTGTCTTGGATTGATATAATTTATGTGTAGctctctttaatttcttcttcttagaGTAAGTCTAAGCCTGTGAAAATACATGCAGAGTCTGATGACGCCACCTTTATCTTCGCCATACTTTCTTGTTCCTGTGGGCGTTGTCCCTATCCAAGCATTGGTCAAAACAGAGCAAGATGCAGTTGAGGGCAGGTCTGCGGTAGTTGCTGGAAATCTCCCTCCAGGTTGAGATAAACCTAAAGGGTGCTGCTGAATGggctgatttcattttaaatgagtgAAACTAGCTCAGCCTCAAGAAAATCATAATCAGCCAGTTTCAGTTACTAGTAATTGAACAGGTCTGTCTTGCGACCAAATGGATCACTTAATGAACATGACCAAGTGTCACATTTTCAAAATGGAGTCAGGACTCCCCAGCAGTTGCCTGGGTTAATTCAATGACTGATTATTGGAAGCCTCTGTAGGCCCACGGTGTCTTTTCAGGCACAATGGAGAGAAAGGTTCATCGCCTCTACTGCAGGCTAACTCTCTAGGTGGCCTAGGATTGACCCAGTTCCTCCTTTTCTTGCTTGTGATTTTCAAGAACTGTAGCATGTGCTGAGAATGCAATATGCTGAGACAGGGAGTAACTGCCTGAAGCAGCCTGGCCTTGTTCCTGTCCCTCTTGGGAGTGTAACATTTTGAGGCAGAAAGGAACCATGTAGGATAGCCAGGGCTTTGCTCCCCTCTCCCCTGGAAGAAGGATGACCCTCAAAGCTTTGTCAGTAAGCTATCTGGAGGTATAAAGGGGGCTTCAAAAGTTAGtggggaaaatgcaattaaaagattagtttactttggtagaaacaattttttaaagattatacatttatatatttgaaaggcacagtgaaagagagagggacagaaagggagagggagagggagagggagagggagagatagagatagagacagagatagagatagagatagagatagagatagagatttcatccattgatttacttcacaaatggccaccccccagccaagtctgggccatgctagagctaggagcctggaactctatttggTTCTTCTACATGGGGAACAGGAgaccaagtactggagccatcttccactgccttcccaggtgcattagcaggaagctggatgagaagtggagtagccaggaacttGAATTGGAACTCTGATTTGGGCTATTGGCACCATaagcagtggctgaacctgctgcaccacagcactggtctcagtgcaaaacaattttcaaaatcCATACACATATGTTTCATAATATACATgttcacaaactttctgaagctttTCTGCATAACTACCAGAGCACACTACTTTTTAGGGTCCCTCAGCTGCAATGAAGCAGTGTAAGTCAAAAATCTGTCTGCCCTGGGTAGCTTTCTTGAAACTTGAGGGACTGGTTTCCAATGGATCCAAGACTTCTGTTGCCCCTTGATACCTTATCTGTGAGCCATAAACCTGTTTCATGGTGTCTGAACTTAGTTTGTCTCCCTAGACTCAGACAAGCTGGAAACCGGTGAACTACAGTAAATCTGTTTCACATCTACAAGTCTAGGTCAATGTTTCCTTGTGATTGAAAAAGCATTTGTGGAAACAACAGCAACCAAGGTAAGAGTTGCCCAGTCAGGAAACCTGGGGACCATCCTTAACTCCTCTCTTCTGACATCTGAAAATTTCCCCCAAGTCCTGCTGATTCTAGTTCTTAACAGCCTTCGAATCCATTCTTCCCAGCACTGCCCAGTGCAAGCTTtcatgacttctctctctgctggaTCGCCGCAGCAGTGTCCTGGCCCACCTCTGAGCCTCCAGTCCCATACCACTTCCACAGGCCCGTGTCACACATCTGACCTGTCACTCCCTAGGGAAGCTCTCTCAATGGCTTCCTATTCACTATGACATAAAGGCTAAGCTCCTTTGCCTCCTGGGGCCCTGGTGGACCCAGCAACCACCCCTCTTTCAGCAAGGTCTTATCTCTTGTGAGCTCCCTCTACACAAGTCTTTTTCAACTGAGTCCTCCTGTATGTCCTTTACTCCCAAGC comes from the Oryctolagus cuniculus chromosome X, mOryCun1.1, whole genome shotgun sequence genome and includes:
- the HS6ST2 gene encoding heparan-sulfate 6-O-sulfotransferase 2 isoform X4, with translation MDEKSNKLLLALVMLFLFAVIVLQYVCPGTECQLLRLQAFSSPVPDPYRSEDESSARFVPRYNFSRGDLLRKVDFDIKGDDLIVFLHIQKTGGTTFGRHLVRNIQLEQPCECRVGQKKCTCHRPGKRETWLFSRFSTGWSCGLHADWTELTSCVPAVVDGKRDARLRPSRWRIFQILDAASKDRRGSANTNPGVNSPSSAKARNASKSGKNFHYITILRDPVSRYLSEWRHVQRGATWKASLHVCDGRPPTSEELPSCYTGDDWSGCPLKEFMDCPYNLANNRQVRMLSDLTLVGCYNLSVMPEKQRNKVLLESAKSNLKHMAFFGLTEFQRKTQYLFEKTFNMNFISPFTQYNTTRASSVEINEEIQKRIEGLNFLDMELYSYAKDLFLQRYQFMRQKEHQEARRKRQEQRKFLKGRFLQTHFQSHSQGQSQNPSQNLSQNPNLNAIQNLTQNLLHNLIQNLTQSSSQNLSQKETRDSQRQKPGQGRNESSHASNGTHDYIGSVEKWR